A single Stutzerimonas stutzeri DNA region contains:
- the norR gene encoding nitric oxide reductase transcriptional regulator NorR, whose translation MLEETLLADLITELPNAVRLQRLVHTLHQRFRCGAVVLLRLDEGTLRPLAAVGLVQEVLGRRFVVAQHPRLAAILSQRDPTWFEPDSRLPDPYDGLLDAHAGEPLPVHDCMGVSLYVEGKLWGALTLDALHAGTFDDEARRDLQRYTLVIEAAIRTTRLEHENRGLRLARSDALEPMQVPGDSEILGQSQVVAELLRELEVVADSELPVLLLGETGVGKELFARWLHRHSRRRNKPLVLVNCAALPESLAESELFGHVKGAFSGATTDRPGRFDAANGGTLVLDEVGELPLVVQAKLLRTLQNGEIQRLGADKPRQVDVRIIAATNRNLRESVRDGHFRADLYHRLSVYPAPIPPLRERGNDVLILAGYFLELNRARLGLRSMRLSPAAERALLGYGWPGNVRELEHVISRAALRLLSRGASRSEILTLEPDLLDLDSVQGASLAPLAEPQPLPTEAGIVSLREVVDDAQRQAIIRALQASGENWAQAARLLDVDASNLHKLARRLRLK comes from the coding sequence ATGCTGGAAGAAACATTGCTGGCCGACCTTATTACCGAGCTGCCCAATGCGGTTCGCCTGCAGCGTCTCGTGCATACCCTGCACCAGCGTTTTCGCTGCGGCGCGGTGGTGCTGCTGCGTCTCGACGAAGGCACGCTGCGCCCGTTGGCGGCCGTGGGGCTGGTGCAGGAGGTGCTCGGCCGGCGCTTCGTGGTAGCTCAGCACCCGCGGCTCGCTGCGATCCTGTCGCAACGCGATCCCACCTGGTTCGAGCCCGATAGTCGGCTTCCCGATCCCTACGATGGATTGCTCGACGCGCACGCCGGCGAACCCTTGCCGGTACACGATTGCATGGGCGTCAGCCTGTACGTGGAAGGCAAGCTTTGGGGCGCGCTGACCCTCGATGCACTGCATGCCGGCACCTTCGATGACGAGGCGCGACGCGATTTGCAGCGCTATACGTTGGTGATCGAGGCGGCGATTCGCACCACTCGGCTGGAGCATGAAAATCGTGGCTTGCGCCTGGCTCGCAGCGATGCGCTGGAGCCCATGCAGGTGCCGGGCGACAGTGAGATTCTCGGCCAGAGCCAGGTCGTTGCCGAGTTGCTGAGGGAGTTGGAGGTGGTCGCCGATTCCGAGTTGCCGGTGCTACTGCTAGGCGAAACCGGCGTGGGCAAGGAGCTGTTCGCGCGCTGGCTGCACCGTCATTCTCGGCGCCGGAACAAGCCGCTGGTGCTGGTCAATTGTGCGGCATTGCCCGAGTCGTTGGCCGAAAGTGAGCTGTTCGGCCACGTCAAGGGGGCTTTTTCTGGTGCCACGACGGACCGGCCCGGTCGTTTCGATGCGGCCAATGGCGGCACCCTGGTGCTGGACGAGGTCGGGGAGCTGCCGCTGGTGGTCCAGGCCAAGCTGCTCCGCACCCTGCAGAACGGCGAGATTCAGCGGCTCGGAGCAGACAAGCCGCGGCAGGTCGACGTGCGGATCATCGCCGCGACCAATCGCAACCTGCGGGAAAGCGTGCGCGATGGGCATTTCCGAGCCGATCTCTATCACCGCCTGTCGGTCTACCCGGCGCCGATTCCACCGCTGCGCGAACGCGGCAATGATGTGTTGATCCTGGCCGGCTACTTCCTTGAACTGAACCGCGCCCGATTGGGCCTGCGCAGCATGCGGTTGTCGCCGGCGGCGGAACGGGCGCTGTTGGGATATGGCTGGCCCGGCAACGTACGGGAACTGGAGCATGTCATCAGCCGCGCGGCGTTGCGATTGCTCAGCCGTGGTGCCTCGCGCAGTGAGATTCTCACCCTCGAACCCGATCTGCTCGACCTGGACAGCGTGCAGGGCGCCTCGCTCGCTCCCCTTGCCGAACCGCAGCCGTTGCCGACCGAAGCTGGGATCGTCTCGCTGCGCGAAGTGGTCGATGACGCTCAGCGGCAGGCGATCATCCGTGCGTTGCAGGCCAGTGGCGAAAACTGGGCGCAGGCGGCGCGGTTACTGGATGTCGACGCCAGCAACCTGCACAAGCTGGCGAGGCGCCTGAGGCTCAAGTAA
- the ytfE gene encoding iron-sulfur cluster repair protein YtfE, producing the protein MTTALTEQTLGNLACLIPGATRVFRHHKLDFCCGGNTSLREAARQRNLDLKALADELAALSRDPAAEPDWRNAPIGTLIEHILKRFHERHREQLPELIRLANRVEQVHGKTEGCPAGLAEHLWRMQQELESHMLKEEQILFPLLRRDMALPQTQGPIAMMRYEHDQHGAALERLAELTDDITVPAGACNTWRALYRGLEELRDDLMQHIHLENNILFLSASARPSGSEPDRPGAPLAR; encoded by the coding sequence ATGACCACCGCGCTTACCGAGCAAACCCTGGGCAATCTCGCCTGCCTCATCCCCGGGGCCACCCGTGTGTTTCGCCATCACAAGCTGGACTTCTGCTGCGGCGGCAATACCTCGCTGCGCGAGGCGGCCCGGCAGCGCAACCTTGACCTCAAGGCCCTGGCGGATGAACTCGCGGCGCTCAGCCGCGACCCGGCGGCCGAGCCGGACTGGCGAAACGCGCCGATAGGCACGCTGATCGAACACATCCTCAAGCGCTTCCACGAGCGTCATCGCGAGCAGCTCCCTGAACTGATCCGCCTGGCCAACCGCGTCGAGCAGGTGCATGGCAAGACAGAGGGCTGCCCGGCGGGGCTCGCCGAGCATCTCTGGCGAATGCAGCAGGAACTGGAAAGCCACATGCTCAAGGAAGAACAGATCCTGTTTCCCCTGCTGCGTCGCGACATGGCGCTGCCGCAGACCCAGGGGCCCATCGCGATGATGCGCTACGAGCATGACCAGCACGGTGCCGCGCTGGAGCGCCTGGCCGAGCTGACCGATGACATCACCGTGCCGGCGGGCGCATGCAACACCTGGCGCGCCCTCTATCGGGGCCTCGAGGAGCTGCGCGACGACCTGATGCAGCACATTCACCTGGAGAACAACATCCTGTTCCTCAGCGCGTCCGCTCGGCCCAGCGGCAGCGAACCGGATCGACCCGGCGCACCGCTCGCGCGGTAA
- a CDS encoding Crp/Fnr family transcriptional regulator: MILHRVHNQILRSHHLFEPLSDEQMDQLMSASQLLNLDKGDNLFHQGEPAHSFYFVISGAVKIYRLTPDGQEKVFEVIGNRQTFAEAMMLMDTPNYVASAQAVCPTQVYRFANAAYMRLLEANQKLSFALLGKLSVRLHQRINEIETLSLKNATHRVVRYLMTQLARLKDEGNSFELPMAKQLIAGHLSIQPETFSRIIRRLIDEGIITQEGRQIVILDRQRLEQFE, translated from the coding sequence ATGATACTGCACCGCGTACACAACCAGATTCTTCGCAGTCACCATCTGTTCGAGCCGTTGAGCGACGAACAGATGGACCAACTGATGAGTGCGAGCCAGTTGCTCAACCTCGACAAGGGCGACAACTTGTTCCACCAGGGCGAACCGGCCCACTCGTTCTATTTCGTGATATCCGGCGCGGTCAAGATCTACCGGCTGACCCCGGACGGGCAGGAAAAAGTCTTCGAGGTGATCGGCAACCGGCAGACCTTCGCCGAAGCGATGATGCTCATGGACACACCCAATTACGTCGCTTCGGCGCAGGCCGTCTGCCCAACCCAGGTCTACCGGTTTGCCAACGCGGCCTACATGCGCCTGCTCGAAGCGAACCAGAAGCTGTCCTTCGCACTGCTCGGCAAGCTGAGCGTACGCCTGCACCAGCGCATCAATGAAATCGAGACATTGTCGTTGAAGAATGCCACCCACCGCGTGGTGCGCTATCTGATGACCCAACTGGCGCGCCTGAAGGATGAAGGCAACAGCTTCGAACTGCCGATGGCCAAGCAGCTGATCGCCGGCCACCTGTCGATCCAGCCGGAGACCTTCTCCAGAATCATCCGCCGCTTGATCGACGAAGGCATCATCACCCAGGAAGGCCGGCAGATCGTTATTCTCGATCGCCAGCGCCTCGAACAGTTCGAATGA
- a CDS encoding DnrP protein gives MPKCLYCQQPHPPQQSECSQCGMPLPAYADGAPERRQRRFVWFCTGLAVFCAVMIVWLPRHLF, from the coding sequence ATGCCCAAGTGCCTGTACTGCCAGCAACCCCATCCGCCGCAACAATCCGAATGCAGCCAATGTGGCATGCCCCTTCCGGCCTACGCCGACGGTGCACCGGAGCGACGACAGCGCCGATTCGTCTGGTTCTGCACCGGGCTTGCCGTCTTCTGCGCGGTGATGATCGTCTGGCTGCCGCGCCATCTGTTCTAG
- a CDS encoding nitric oxide reductase activation protein NorD, with the protein MAFTVEVEEWVGSIWHRFITRRASPDFPEASVDLQSMQRSLSVLFRAMGGASGIGVEAANARDLMLRRNLLQQVAGTCKQLPVAWCDASTLRLPQRLAVYPEVSLNQDLYRWLALLAAQAGEMRHWARDNQRWTQAILQRFPAMRPRYARLVDAHLQLRPDPATLPSAEGALERAICQALREPGSVWQFPRSEVAPWPLPMWLYPGERLGAPQATELTEEDQDNRLQAPPAEHNGMRKRARRVEDSTKKGGLMLFRLENLFSWSEHVELDRQGDDSENEDASRVAEDLDEIAMSRQRMQKGGGLKLHLDLPPSDVDDIPLGDGIKLPEWDYRKQRMQADFVSLQMMMPRGCEPMGLPLRLAPLARKLRRQFEHLRNDRQWLRGQPQGAELDMQAWLDFYVERQHGQCAERGLFMEQRQTRRDLGCLLLADLSMSTDAHLDDEHKVIDVICDSLLLFGEALSAVGDDFALYGFSSLRRHQVRMQELKTFGERYGNDTRGRIQALKPGYYTRMGAAIRQATGLLGNVKHRRKLLLLVTDGKPNDLDLYEGRYGVEDTREAVLEARRQGVLPFCITIDREAGDYLPYMFGANGYTLIEDPRQLPFRLPQLYKQLTQA; encoded by the coding sequence ATGGCCTTTACCGTCGAAGTGGAAGAGTGGGTCGGCAGCATCTGGCACCGTTTCATCACGCGTCGCGCCAGTCCCGATTTCCCCGAGGCGAGCGTCGATCTACAGAGCATGCAGCGGTCGTTGTCGGTGCTGTTCCGGGCCATGGGCGGTGCCAGCGGCATCGGTGTCGAGGCCGCCAATGCGCGTGATCTGATGCTGCGGCGCAACCTGCTGCAACAGGTCGCTGGCACCTGCAAGCAGTTGCCAGTCGCCTGGTGCGACGCGAGCACCCTGCGTCTGCCGCAGCGGCTCGCGGTCTATCCCGAAGTTTCGCTCAATCAGGACCTCTATCGCTGGCTGGCGCTGCTCGCGGCGCAAGCGGGCGAGATGCGCCACTGGGCGCGGGACAACCAGCGCTGGACCCAGGCCATCCTGCAGCGCTTTCCCGCCATGCGGCCACGTTACGCACGGCTGGTCGACGCGCATCTGCAACTACGACCGGACCCGGCTACGCTGCCGAGCGCCGAGGGGGCGCTGGAGCGGGCCATCTGCCAGGCGCTGCGCGAACCGGGCAGCGTCTGGCAGTTTCCGCGCAGCGAAGTAGCGCCCTGGCCGCTGCCCATGTGGTTGTATCCGGGCGAACGTCTCGGCGCACCGCAGGCAACCGAGCTGACCGAAGAGGACCAAGACAACCGCCTGCAGGCGCCACCTGCCGAGCACAACGGCATGCGCAAGCGCGCCAGGCGCGTCGAGGACAGCACCAAAAAGGGCGGCCTGATGCTGTTCCGTCTGGAAAACCTGTTCAGCTGGTCCGAGCACGTCGAACTGGATCGCCAGGGCGATGACAGCGAGAACGAGGACGCCTCGCGCGTCGCCGAAGACCTCGATGAAATCGCCATGTCGCGTCAGCGCATGCAGAAGGGCGGCGGCCTCAAGCTCCACCTCGACCTGCCACCCTCGGACGTCGACGATATTCCGCTCGGCGACGGCATAAAGCTGCCGGAGTGGGATTACCGCAAGCAGCGTATGCAAGCCGATTTTGTCAGCTTGCAGATGATGATGCCGCGCGGCTGCGAGCCGATGGGCCTGCCGCTGCGGTTAGCCCCGCTGGCACGCAAGCTGCGGCGTCAGTTCGAACACCTGCGCAACGACCGACAATGGCTGCGCGGACAGCCGCAGGGCGCGGAGCTGGACATGCAGGCATGGCTCGATTTCTACGTCGAGCGGCAGCATGGCCAATGCGCCGAGCGCGGCTTGTTCATGGAGCAGCGACAGACTCGTCGCGACCTGGGCTGCCTGCTGCTGGCCGATCTTTCGATGTCGACCGATGCGCACCTGGACGACGAGCACAAAGTCATCGACGTCATTTGCGACAGCCTGCTGCTGTTCGGCGAGGCCTTGTCGGCGGTGGGTGACGATTTCGCGCTGTATGGCTTCTCGTCGCTGCGTCGGCATCAGGTGCGCATGCAGGAACTCAAAACGTTCGGCGAGCGTTACGGTAATGACACGCGTGGCCGCATCCAGGCGCTCAAACCGGGCTACTACACCCGCATGGGCGCCGCGATTCGTCAGGCCACCGGACTGCTCGGCAACGTTAAGCATCGGCGCAAACTGTTGTTGCTGGTCACCGACGGCAAGCCCAACGACCTCGATTTGTACGAAGGTCGCTACGGCGTCGAAGACACCCGTGAAGCCGTGCTCGAAGCGCGGCGACAGGGCGTGTTGCCGTTCTGCATCACCATCGACCGGGAGGCGGGCGACTACCTGCCGTACATGTTTGGCGCCAACGGCTACACCTTGATCGAAGACCCGCGACAGCTTCCGTTCCGTCTGCCACAGCTATACAAGCAGTTGACCCAGGCGTAG
- a CDS encoding cbb3-type cytochrome c oxidase subunit I, producing MSILNPHLKFQSQAVAKPYFVFALMLFVGQILFGLIMGLQYVIGDFLFPLLPFNVARMVHTNLLIVWLLFGFMGAAYYLIPEEADRELHSPKLAIVLFWVFAAAGVLTILGYLFIPYAGLAAMTGNDLLPTMGREFLEQPTITKIGIVVVALGFLYNIGMTLLKGRKTAISMVMMTGLIGLAVFFLFSFYNPENLARDKYYWWFVVHLWVEGVWELIMGSMLAFVLIKITGVDREVIEKWLYVIIAMALITGIIGTGHHFFWIGAPEVWLWLGSIFSALEPLPFFAMVLFSLNMVNRRRRQHPNKAASLWAIGTTVTAFLGAGVWGFLHTLAPVNYYTHGSQLTAAHGHLAFYGAYAMIVMTLISYAMPRLRGLGEAPDARAQRIEIWGFWLMTLSMVAITLFLTGAGVVQVWLQRIPADGAAMSFMNTADQLAVFFWLRLIAGVFFLIGLVCYLYSFRQRGRVPMDVPATAAAA from the coding sequence ATGAGCATTCTGAATCCGCATCTCAAATTCCAATCGCAGGCTGTCGCAAAACCCTACTTCGTGTTTGCGCTGATGCTGTTCGTCGGGCAGATCCTGTTCGGCCTGATCATGGGCCTGCAGTATGTCATCGGTGATTTCCTGTTCCCGTTGCTGCCATTCAACGTGGCGCGAATGGTCCACACCAACCTGCTGATCGTCTGGCTGCTGTTCGGCTTCATGGGCGCGGCTTATTACCTCATTCCCGAGGAAGCGGACCGCGAACTGCACAGCCCCAAGCTCGCCATCGTCCTGTTCTGGGTGTTCGCCGCCGCGGGCGTGCTGACCATCCTCGGCTACCTGTTCATCCCTTACGCCGGGCTGGCCGCGATGACCGGCAACGACCTGCTGCCGACCATGGGCCGGGAGTTCCTCGAACAGCCTACGATTACCAAGATCGGTATCGTGGTGGTCGCCCTGGGCTTCCTCTACAACATCGGCATGACGCTGCTCAAAGGCCGCAAGACCGCTATCAGCATGGTGATGATGACCGGCCTGATCGGCTTGGCCGTGTTCTTCCTGTTCTCGTTCTACAACCCGGAGAACCTGGCGCGCGACAAGTATTACTGGTGGTTCGTGGTGCACTTGTGGGTGGAAGGTGTGTGGGAACTGATCATGGGCTCGATGCTGGCCTTCGTCCTGATCAAGATCACCGGCGTCGACCGTGAGGTGATCGAGAAATGGTTGTACGTGATCATCGCCATGGCGCTGATCACCGGCATCATCGGTACCGGTCACCACTTTTTCTGGATTGGTGCTCCCGAGGTCTGGTTGTGGCTGGGCTCGATTTTCTCGGCCCTCGAACCGCTGCCGTTCTTCGCCATGGTGCTGTTCTCGCTGAACATGGTGAACCGTCGCCGTCGGCAGCATCCGAACAAGGCCGCATCGCTGTGGGCCATCGGTACCACCGTGACCGCGTTCCTGGGGGCCGGCGTGTGGGGCTTCCTGCACACCCTGGCGCCGGTGAACTACTACACCCACGGCTCGCAACTGACTGCCGCGCATGGTCACCTGGCGTTCTACGGCGCCTACGCCATGATCGTGATGACCCTGATCAGCTACGCCATGCCACGCCTGCGGGGCCTGGGTGAAGCGCCGGATGCTCGGGCTCAGCGCATCGAGATCTGGGGCTTCTGGCTGATGACCCTGTCGATGGTCGCGATCACCCTGTTCCTCACTGGCGCCGGGGTGGTTCAGGTCTGGTTGCAACGCATCCCGGCAGACGGTGCGGCCATGTCGTTCATGAATACCGCGGATCAGTTGGCCGTCTTCTTCTGGCTGCGGCTGATTGCCGGAGTGTTCTTCCTGATCGGCCTGGTCTGCTATCTGTACAGCTTCAGGCAGCGTGGCCGGGTGCCGATGGATGTGCCTGCCACCGCCGCTGCGGCCTGA
- a CDS encoding c-type cytochrome, which translates to MSDTFTKGMARNIYFGGSVFFFLVFLGLTYHTEQTFPERSNESELTESVVRGKAVWENNNCIGCHSLLGEGAYFAPELGNVFLRRGEDAAFKPFLQAWMKAQPLGVPGRRAMPQFNLSEQQVDDLAQFLKWTSKIDTNNWPPNKEG; encoded by the coding sequence ATGTCCGACACCTTTACCAAGGGGATGGCCAGGAACATTTACTTCGGGGGAAGCGTTTTCTTCTTCCTGGTATTCCTGGGCCTGACCTACCACACAGAACAGACCTTTCCAGAACGATCCAACGAATCGGAACTGACCGAATCGGTGGTGCGAGGCAAAGCGGTCTGGGAAAACAACAACTGCATCGGCTGCCACAGCCTGCTCGGGGAGGGCGCCTACTTCGCGCCGGAACTGGGCAACGTCTTCCTTCGCCGTGGCGAGGATGCAGCCTTCAAGCCCTTCCTGCAGGCATGGATGAAAGCACAGCCGCTCGGCGTTCCAGGCCGCCGCGCGATGCCGCAATTCAACCTGAGCGAGCAGCAAGTCGACGATCTTGCGCAGTTCCTCAAGTGGACCTCGAAGATCGACACCAACAACTGGCCGCCAAACAAGGAGGGCTGA
- a CDS encoding cytochrome C oxidase subunit IV family protein — protein sequence MSASNVLILCWLGLAALSTLTVVLGSAGSTLRIAAGVLAVALVKAWLISDGFMELRHAPPAWRLLLLGWPLAMASGILLALLG from the coding sequence ATGTCCGCTTCGAATGTGCTGATTCTCTGCTGGCTCGGGCTGGCCGCGCTGAGCACCCTAACCGTGGTGCTGGGCAGCGCCGGCTCGACGTTGCGGATCGCCGCTGGGGTATTGGCGGTTGCGCTGGTCAAGGCGTGGTTGATCTCCGATGGATTCATGGAGCTGCGCCATGCGCCGCCGGCGTGGCGCCTGCTGCTGCTCGGCTGGCCGTTGGCGATGGCCAGCGGCATCCTGCTGGCGCTGCTGGGGTAA
- a CDS encoding cytochrome c oxidase subunit 3, protein MSTSHERLEPAGRRLPGDLAMWFFILAELTVFALLILAFAVTQRLEPESFRESRAALDRSIGLALTLSLLTSGLLAALAVEQVRNAQPRRGAALLLAALVTSCVYVVLKLNEYSHLAERGLGLEYNTFYTLYWILTGFHFLHVLLGMVILGWMAERCRRCAYRAGDCAGLESGVLYWHMVDMVWVLLFPLVYVID, encoded by the coding sequence ATGTCCACTTCGCATGAGCGCCTGGAGCCGGCGGGCCGGCGTTTGCCGGGCGACCTGGCGATGTGGTTCTTCATCCTGGCCGAGCTGACTGTCTTCGCGCTCCTGATCCTGGCGTTCGCCGTCACCCAGAGGCTCGAACCCGAGTCGTTTCGCGAAAGCCGCGCGGCACTGGACCGCTCCATTGGCCTGGCGTTGACCCTGAGCCTGCTGACCTCCGGGTTGCTCGCCGCCCTGGCGGTGGAGCAGGTGCGCAACGCGCAACCACGACGCGGGGCCGCCCTGTTGTTGGCCGCGCTGGTGACATCATGCGTCTACGTGGTGCTCAAACTGAATGAGTACAGCCACCTTGCCGAACGGGGGCTGGGGCTCGAGTACAACACCTTTTATACGCTGTACTGGATTCTCACCGGCTTTCATTTCCTTCACGTTCTGCTAGGCATGGTCATCCTGGGCTGGATGGCCGAGCGCTGCCGGCGTTGCGCCTATCGCGCGGGCGACTGCGCCGGCCTCGAGTCCGGGGTCCTCTACTGGCACATGGTCGATATGGTCTGGGTGCTGTTGTTCCCGCTGGTCTACGTAATCGATTGA
- a CDS encoding CbbQ/NirQ/NorQ/GpvN family protein — MNAPETLAGMTDAPFYQPQANEHALFEQAWRHGMPVLIKGPTGCGKTRFVQHMAHRLGLPLYTVACHDDLSAADLVGRHLIGAQGTWWQDGPLTRAVREGGICYLDEVVEARQDTAVVLHPLADDRRELFIERTGESLKAPPGFMLVVSYNPGYQNLLKGMKPSTRQRFVAMRFDYPSAAEEQRIVVNEARVDAALAAQVVKLGQALRRLEQHDLEEVASTRLLIFTARMIGSGMNPREACMACLAEPLSDDPQTVAALMDVVDVHFA, encoded by the coding sequence ATGAACGCGCCTGAGACCCTTGCCGGCATGACGGATGCACCGTTCTATCAACCGCAAGCCAACGAGCACGCGCTTTTCGAGCAGGCCTGGCGCCACGGTATGCCGGTGCTGATCAAGGGCCCGACCGGCTGTGGCAAGACCCGCTTCGTGCAGCACATGGCGCACCGGCTCGGCCTGCCGCTGTATACCGTGGCCTGCCACGACGATCTCAGTGCAGCGGACCTGGTTGGCCGTCACCTGATCGGTGCGCAGGGCACCTGGTGGCAGGACGGGCCGCTGACCCGTGCGGTTCGCGAAGGCGGCATCTGTTATCTCGATGAGGTGGTGGAAGCGCGCCAGGACACCGCCGTCGTGCTGCATCCGCTGGCTGATGATCGTCGCGAGCTGTTTATCGAGCGCACCGGCGAATCGCTCAAGGCGCCGCCGGGATTCATGCTGGTGGTGAGCTACAACCCGGGATACCAGAACCTGCTCAAAGGCATGAAGCCCAGCACGCGGCAGCGCTTCGTCGCCATGCGTTTCGACTATCCGTCAGCGGCTGAGGAGCAGCGTATCGTTGTCAACGAGGCTCGGGTGGATGCCGCACTGGCGGCGCAGGTGGTCAAGCTCGGGCAGGCGCTGCGGCGCCTCGAGCAGCATGATCTGGAGGAAGTCGCCTCGACGCGATTGCTGATTTTCACGGCGCGCATGATCGGCTCCGGCATGAACCCACGCGAGGCCTGCATGGCGTGTCTCGCCGAGCCGCTTTCGGATGATCCGCAAACCGTCGCCGCCCTGATGGACGTGGTCGATGTCCACTTCGCATGA
- a CDS encoding nitrite reductase: protein MSKPLLAGFIAGFSLLGLAVAQAAVNPENADAAYKGQASAIDPASAQVVHTPGAPDLSAAEFEHAKEIYFQRCAGCHGVLRKGATGKPLTSDITQERGQAYLEALITYGSPAGMPNWGTSNALTPEQITLMAKFIQHTPPTPPEWGMAEMKDSWKVLVPPQDRPSKQMNALDLPNLFSVTLRDDGKIALIDGTTKKIVKTIDTGYAVHISRMSASGRYLLVIGRDAKIDMIDLWGKEPTKVAEIKVGIEARSVETSKFKGYEDKYVIAGDYWPPQFTIMDGETLEPLQIVSTRGMTVDTQQYHPEPRVAAIIASHEHPEFIVNVKETGKVMLVNYEDIENLTTTVIGTAPFLHDGGWDVSHRYFMTAANNSNKVAVIDSKQRRMAALVDVGKTPHPGRGANFIHPTYGPVWATSHLGDETISLIGTDPDKHPDSAWKVVETLKGQGGGSLFIKTHPKSRHLYLDTTFHPDAAISQSVAVFDIQNLAGGYKVLPIGEWSGLDGGAKRVVQPEYNQAGDEVWFSVWNGQDEASAIVVVDDKTLKLKKVIKDKRLITPTGKFNVYNTQHDVY from the coding sequence ATGAGCAAACCACTATTGGCGGGCTTCATCGCCGGCTTTTCGCTGCTCGGCCTGGCCGTTGCCCAGGCGGCCGTGAACCCGGAAAACGCCGATGCCGCGTACAAGGGCCAGGCCTCCGCGATCGACCCGGCGAGCGCCCAGGTCGTCCATACCCCTGGCGCACCGGACCTGAGCGCCGCAGAGTTCGAGCACGCCAAGGAGATCTACTTCCAGCGTTGCGCCGGCTGCCACGGCGTCCTGCGCAAAGGCGCAACCGGTAAGCCGTTGACCTCCGATATCACCCAGGAACGCGGGCAGGCCTACCTCGAGGCACTGATCACCTACGGTTCGCCCGCCGGCATGCCCAACTGGGGCACCTCCAATGCGCTGACGCCGGAGCAGATCACCCTGATGGCCAAGTTCATCCAGCACACCCCGCCGACACCGCCTGAATGGGGGATGGCCGAGATGAAGGATTCCTGGAAGGTGCTGGTCCCGCCACAGGATCGTCCCAGCAAGCAGATGAACGCGCTGGACTTGCCGAACCTGTTCTCCGTCACCCTGCGTGACGACGGCAAGATCGCGTTGATCGACGGCACCACCAAGAAAATCGTCAAGACCATCGACACCGGTTATGCGGTGCACATATCGCGCATGTCCGCCTCGGGTCGCTACCTGCTGGTGATCGGTCGCGACGCCAAGATCGATATGATCGATCTCTGGGGCAAGGAGCCGACCAAAGTCGCTGAAATCAAAGTCGGCATCGAAGCCCGGTCGGTGGAAACCTCGAAGTTCAAAGGCTACGAGGACAAGTACGTCATCGCCGGCGATTACTGGCCGCCGCAGTTCACCATCATGGACGGCGAGACGCTCGAGCCGCTGCAGATCGTCTCCACCCGGGGCATGACCGTCGATACCCAGCAATACCATCCCGAGCCGCGCGTGGCGGCGATCATCGCCTCCCACGAACACCCCGAGTTCATCGTCAACGTCAAGGAAACCGGCAAGGTCATGCTGGTCAACTATGAAGACATCGAGAACCTGACCACCACCGTCATCGGCACGGCGCCTTTTCTCCATGACGGTGGCTGGGACGTCAGCCATCGCTACTTCATGACGGCGGCGAACAACTCGAACAAAGTGGCGGTAATCGACTCCAAACAACGCAGGATGGCCGCGCTGGTGGACGTCGGCAAGACGCCCCATCCGGGCCGTGGCGCCAACTTCATCCATCCGACCTACGGCCCGGTGTGGGCAACCAGCCACCTGGGCGACGAAACCATCTCGCTGATCGGCACCGATCCGGACAAACATCCCGATAGCGCCTGGAAAGTGGTCGAGACCCTGAAAGGGCAAGGAGGTGGCTCGCTGTTCATCAAGACCCACCCGAAATCCAGGCATCTGTACCTGGACACCACCTTCCATCCGGACGCAGCGATCAGCCAGTCGGTGGCCGTGTTCGATATACAAAACCTGGCCGGCGGCTACAAGGTACTGCCGATCGGTGAGTGGTCCGGCCTGGACGGTGGCGCCAAACGCGTCGTGCAGCCGGAGTACAACCAGGCCGGGGACGAGGTGTGGTTTTCGGTGTGGAACGGTCAGGATGAAGCGTCCGCGATCGTCGTGGTCGATGACAAAACGCTAAAGCTGAAAAAGGTGATCAAAGACAAAAGATTGATTACCCCAACCGGTAAATTTAACGTCTACAACACTCAGCACGACGTGTACTGA
- a CDS encoding c-type cytochrome produces the protein MKKVLIPLLALGGAMVLQPAVAQDGETLFKSKPCAACHSIDAKLVGPAFKEVAAKYADQDGAAELLAGHIKNGSQGVWGPIPMPPNPVTEEEAKILAEWVLSQK, from the coding sequence ATGAAGAAAGTTCTGATCCCTCTGCTCGCCCTTGGCGGCGCGATGGTCCTGCAGCCCGCCGTGGCACAGGATGGTGAAACGCTGTTCAAGAGCAAGCCCTGCGCGGCCTGCCATAGCATCGACGCCAAGCTGGTTGGCCCGGCATTCAAGGAAGTCGCCGCCAAGTACGCCGATCAGGACGGCGCCGCCGAGCTGCTGGCCGGCCATATCAAGAACGGCAGCCAGGGCGTCTGGGGGCCGATCCCGATGCCACCAAACCCGGTCACCGAGGAAGAAGCCAAGATCCTCGCCGAGTGGGTTCTGAGCCAGAAATAA